A segment of the Nilaparvata lugens isolate BPH chromosome X, ASM1435652v1, whole genome shotgun sequence genome:
TCAACTATAACCAGTGTTTCAACGTTGGTGTTGAAATGCATTCTTCAGGAAGCAATCTTTATGCTGTAACAATAAAAACGTTGAAGAATTCTGTATCacgattgataaattgattggtgTTGGTTAAACTGTGCATTATGTAATTATGAAATAACTGAAGCTGAATAATCCAATAACTTACTTTATACAACAATCTTCAAGTATCTTCTGATAATTGAAGTTCCTGTTTATCGATAGATAATTTGACACCTTGTGAGATCGAACTCTCCAAATGGAATTTTGATTCTTTAATCATGGGATCATGAGTAATGAGTTtatctatttaaaaataaagtgatTCTGCTTTTTCTTTAAGTCTCTGCTATAAAAAATTTTCATCACGCATAATGCTCACAAGGAACCTTATAGGTACTGTCTTTTACCATTAGACTTTTTCTATCTCCAAGTTGGTTTGAAACTCGTTTCCATTCACCTTCTACCTCGCAATTTGACCAGCCCTTTTCTATTTCAGcaattttattgttatctcactCTCTAATAAGAACTCAGAATAAGTTCTACTTTGCATAAATTAGACATGATTTTCTGCATCTCATGACGCTCTTATGTACAGGAGGATGAGAGAGTAAGGAGTAAGTTTATCATAAAATGATAATAGTAACagtttgtagcattcaacgtTTTTATTCTAGTTCACTGTGTTTTCTTGTGCATATCACGACAATAAACTGAAGGATTGATTGAAATAACTTGAAATAAAgttaatcaatgaaataataggcGGCAAAGATGAAAATTCCAAACACTATTGTGATTGCGATGTTAAAATGCATTTGTGTTAAAGCACTGTTGCCCGAACAATGAAAACCgttaaaattattcaagaaaataattccAAGATATTCTAGCAGATTGAAAATGCTATGGCTGTCCTCCAATGATTTATTCAGTTTCAGATGTTCATACTACGATATAAGCTGGTTGTTTAGTTAGTTAGTTAGTAACTGGTTACTtgctattttaatttattttggtTTGAACAATTTTTTGGATGTGTCGTTATTATTCTGTGTGAATGTTGTCataaagagaaataaaataaatttgaataagtcCCTTGGGAATTAAAAGTAtaagacaaaacaataatttataatagtagacaattcattttattagaaattgtaCTCTCCCAGCAATattagaagaaaaaagaattatctatAGGCTTACTGGTAATCTCTAATATTTCGAATTCAATATCTTCcaacaaatttcataaaataagacctcatatttattttccttcaaattGTTCTATTTATAGTTGTTCAATCAACTTATTGATTGTGGAGCTGGAATTTGAAGTTTGGCTTGCTTTCATTCTAGTGAGCAAGACAATGTTGGTTTATGTCTTCTATGCATGGTATCTACATACGCAAAATGTCATTGTTTATAACAGCACAGTAAGAAGACCGGAATTAAATTGGTATAGAGTTTGGATGCACGGCGCCTGGATCTTCTTGTTTTGTTTACTTAGCGAATTCCTTTTAGTCTGGCAGTACTTGGTTGGCGGGGTGGGGATGTGCCATATCGTCAGAACAAATGCTCATAGCTCACCAGCTCAGTCAGTCTCAGTAGTTTCAGTACTCAACTGCTACTGAGTACAGTTCACATTACGAGGACCTACCATGTTTGAGTGCAAAAAGTGCGGACAGTTTTTTGTTGGCAGGAGCCAATTGCTTGTGCACTCAGTAAGAGATTGTTCAGATTTGGCAACGGCAACTCCAGACATTGATGAGGTGAGTGGATTGAGataaattttcttaatattatagAAACACTAGCTGACCCGCCCGTGCTTCGCCACGGGTAAAAATGTGGTagacattttcattttaaacagTGAGACAATTTTCAACCACTATAAAAAAATTCTCAGTCCATGTTTGTCATTTTAACTCCTTTTTACCATTATCTGAATGGCGCAATTTGTTTGAGTTGTTTATTCTTGTAGTAGCTTAAGTATTGGTTCACCATCTTGCAGTCTCGCATATATCAGTAGGCCTATTACATAAATCTCATGTTTTTTaggtacaattttcaatttttctccagAATAATGAGCAACctatatcaataatttcaatgatattataaaacttgaagCATGAAAGAAAttcttaaaaaaaataaattagtctTCCTTTAATGTTTCCAACCGTAAGCGATTTTTTGTAtgattacaattattatagagCAATATCCCACGAGCCCCAGACCTTCCTTATTTTATAAAAGCTGAAACTTTTTCTGTGCATGCCCCCTATACAGGTAAGAGTAACCAAAACAGCGAGTATGAAATTTGGGTAGTAAGGGGGTAGTGAAGGGGTGAAAAAAGGACATTAGGTACTTTCGTCATATTATAAAGGCTGAATTTTACATATATTACTCGGGGTAACTCAAGAAATATTGTACTCCATTCCCAGATACCTATGACGGTTGCTACCCCCTGCCAGACACCCCgaacttaaaaaaatataaatatactttTGTTATAGTATAAAAACtgaatttcatatatattaCTCGGGGAAACTAGGGAAATATTGTCATCCATTGACAGACACTGGTGACGGTTGCTACCCCCTGCCAGACACCCCTAACTTAAAtacttaaaaaaattataattacagtCTACTTTTGTGATAGTATAAAAGAtgaatttcatatatattaCTCGGGGTGACTCTAGAAATATTGTCATCCATTGCCAGACACCTATGACGGTTGCTACCCCCTGCCAGACACCCCTaactcaaaaaaattataattatactttTGATATAGTAGAAAAGctgaattttatatatattactcGGGGTAACTCCAGAAATATTGTCATCCATTGCCAGACACCTATGACGGTTGCTACCCCCTGCCAGACACCCCTAACttaaaaacttagaaaaattataactatacTTTTGTTATAgtataaaagctgaatttcatGTATATTACCCGGGGTAAATGTAGAAATATTGTCGTCCATTGCCAGACACCTATGACGGTTGCTACCCCCTGCCAGACACCCCTaacttcaaaaattaaaaaaattataattatactcttgatttagtataaaagctgaatttcatatatattaCTCGGGGTAACTCTAGAAATATTGCCATCCATTGCCAGACACTTGTGACGGTTGCTACCCCCTGCCAGACACCCCTAACTTTCAATGTGTCTGGCAAGATGTAAAAACCATTAAAACTGTCTGGCTATTGAGGTAGAAAATTTTTTGGTCCCCAAGTAAcacaatttatataaagaaaatcTTTTATACTATTAtgaaagtataattattattcttcaaagTTTATTACATTGGGGGTGTCTTGCTGGGGGTGGCAACTGTCATCAGTGTCTAGCAATGGAAAACAAGATTTCTAGAGTTAGCCCGAGTAATATATGTAAAATTCAGCCTTTATACTATGACGAAAGTAATGTCCTTTTTTCACTCCTTCACTACCCCCTTACTGCCAAAGCAACCACTACCCAAATTTCATACTCGTTGTTTTGGTTACTCTTACCTGTATAGGGGGCATGCACAGAAAAAGTTTCAGCTTTTATAAAATAAGGAAGGTCTGGGGCTCATGGGCTCTTGGGCTATTATTGTTCTTATTACTCTATCGAGAAACTTATAATTCATATAATGTTATTCTTTTTCTTAGGAAGCTGAAACAACAGCTGATGACGAGGATGCAGATCCCAATTGGTCACCTACACCACTTAGAGGTGGGTTCCAAttccatataaatatattttccaatgcgCGTGCTTCTTTCATGAGATCAAATCTGTTTGCAAAAAgtggaataaattaatttaaaaaaatggtcCATGCCAGAAATTGAATTCAGAACAAACAGGATGGTAGTCAGTTCCTGTTAATACTATATAACTTGGAGgacaaaataaatatctttCCCTATTAAAATTGTTTAGCGCCTTAAAAGTCAACGTCGACAAACTACAACCCCAAAATGAATTCACATGTGTGTGAAGTCTTAATTGTATCACATAATTTTGGTACACATCTTTATTATCTTCCAGCAGCTCATGCATCATGAATGACGTTTTTCATGCAATATTAGTATTTAAAAGTATTGCCGTAGCAAGTAATCTCAATAGCAAAAAGCTAAGGAAGCTAGGTAAAATGGGGCTTGGAAATATCAAAATAGGAGCAAAGAGGCGAGAGGCTATTTTAATAGGTAGATTGAAACTTAAAAGCAGTAATGGAAAATTCAGGTGCAAAAATGCTTCGTCCACATTAACTACACTATGTTCACTGTACCTACTACTACTTCTCATTTAAGGTTTAATCAATATctactttgtttttatatatatttttttttagataCCACAATTTCATGTTTGACACATGATGACATCGAGTCATCTCCAATAACTCAAGAGCAGATTGAAGAAGCAGCAATTGTGGAAGCAATCATCTGTGCTGAAGATGTGAGTCAAATTTTTgtaagaaattatttttgtttgttcagTTTGCTGCTTGTATCTGtgtttggaaaaaatcaaggacTTTCTATGTCTTATTTATCATCTTACTAGGACATCCCTGGTCGTACAAAACTGTGACTATTGAACTACGTAACACAGTTTtcaatccttctccttctctcctctCATCACCACCCCTCTCCTACCATCACCTTTCtcctattaataaaattaatcaataaaatcaatcctCCTATcatctcttttcctcttctttcctcTCCACTTCTCTCCGCTtatctcctctccttcttcctctctcttctatCCTCTCCGCTCCTTTTTTTCTCTCCTCCCCTCTCATCTAttcctctctcctctcttttACTCTCTTTTCGTTTCTTTTACTCACCTCACCATTTCCTTCTCTCTCCCTGTCTTTTTCTCAATGTCTTTCTTTATCTTTCCCTCTTTCCCTCTCTCCTACTCTCTTTCCcttctttcctttttcttccttctctcccCTCTCTTACTCCTCCCTCATTACCTTTGTTTCTCCCtctattctctttctctcatcctctatctttctctttctctgcaaaaattccaaattcaaaaagcataatgaaaaataaaattcttgtttcaaaacagctgatcacAAGTTGAAATGTGAAAATTTTCAGCTCACCTATCCCTATGTAAAGCAATggcaaaaattgaaactttgattgttcttaaaatttgaaaattttaatctcGAATCATAACTTAAGTTTTCATAGCTAACTAAACTTCTCATACTCTTCACCAACATGATTCTCAGTAAAATGTAGTCTTTCTTTTGTTGTATTCATACTGTAGCTGAAATGGATCAAAAATTGAGAATAGGATCCTATCAATTTATAGCATAAGTTTGTGATTCCTACTTTGTCAGAAGTAGATATTTACTTCTCCTTCTTAATATCTTAATACTGTATACTAATAAATTTGACAAAATAGCCTATCATATCATATTTGcctatcatattttttattgttatcccatcttttttatttttcaggaaTATGGGATGTCATCTTGTGACGAATCATATAAAGACTCCAATTGGAAACCTTTACCACATGAAGGTAGGTtcagttttataaaaattataacatattttaaTACAGATAAATCCTACACCATTTCAAAGACTAGGGGTGAGAAATTGCACAAATTAATGAGCCATAATTTTTCTCACATGTTTAGAATTACTCAGACTACAATTACATTTTCTTTAGAAATTTGAATACACCACCAacctattaataatattgttctagTTCTAATAACTATCCcaaattcatatatttatagatttatactatcataaatattatagaTACTCTCTATTCTAAATATTCTCTATTCGTCTAATCTGTTCTCTGTGCTATAacctatatattataaactgacTGGTGTTACAGAGTATTTATTTGCAAATTTTAACTGAAtcttttccaaatttcaaatccagactaaatctttttttaattaagatttagtgttttttattcaaattgattcttatacaaattaatttgattttttcagaaaactCAATGTATCAAGAAAAAAGTAGTGGGCCAACTGGTAGTGATAAAGAGCATACAGCTCGGAGAAGGCTCTTCACTGACGACAACAAATCAACTGACAATGACTCAAAAAGTAAGATGTTGAAATTTTATGAGTATATCTGTAACTCTAGTGATGGATTATTTCCAATGCCTAATCTGCTTAGACATCTTTTCACATCTTCTATATATTAATGCACAGTTGGAAGAGTGAGATCTCAGTAACTACTAAACCGATTTTCAAGATACATGGCTCAAATTAAAGGGGAGAATGTGCAGGTTTGCCAAATTTCCTTCGAAGTTACATATTTTCTAAGGGCTACGCCTCACAACCCTTCAAAGGATGAATCAATGCAACTATTATGGAAGAATAGAATTCAGTTATTATAATacagaaagtattgctttccaaaaaaattaaggtacccaaatttcaagatttctatacgtttcaaggtcccctgagtccaaaaaagtggttttcatCAGATTTCCATCAAAAtatggtgtggcacactcacataactttccttgccattatttTAAAACGATTTCCAATTTTAATAAAGTACCTTATTGCATTATTTTATACAGAATTGGATTATCAATCTGACGAACACACAAGCACATTCAGAAAGCtccatttcaatattatcataatataaacaCATAGTCACAGTCTACTAAATTATATTCACGAGAATGTTGTTCTTTAGGGTggagaaaaactagaaaaaatgcTCAATTTTCATACTAGGAGAAAAACTCAAATTGGTAATGACTCAGAACAACGAGTAGAAtatgataacattttaaaaaattcaagtatTTCCAATTTCATGATTCATAAGAAAGCTGGAGAGAAGAAGGCCTTCATCAGCGTTTTTAAAGATCAAAGCGTTCACTGCCCACATCGGAGTGAGGCTCCAATGAAATCTGATGTCGGTGATAATAAGAACTCTCTCAATACAACTAGAATTGCAAAGAAATAAATCGATTATTCTAATAAGAGTAGGCCTTTGAAAGTTtgattctctgtcttgtttATCTAACCAGACTTTCTTTGATGTTATACAAGTATAGTTTCTATAAAGGTACATAGTTTACAGTACAATGTTGTGTCATTGACATAATGCTATTTCCCGCCAATTATTTTCCCGCGAACTGAGCTGACAAGTTCGACGCAGTCTCAAAACATTTCCGAAGTTTTGACAGCAATCAATGAGTCATGACCAGCGACCACATAATTCATTTGTATTATGTGGTCGCTGGTCATAACACAGCAATAACTAATATTGCCGCAGCAGTCAGGGGCGTTCTAAGGTATTCTGGCACCTGTGGCGGTATATCAATTTGTCACCACCCCGCttataattatgttaatatcAAGTGAATTTCATAATATAGTAATTATATCATTTGAAT
Coding sequences within it:
- the LOC120354447 gene encoding uncharacterized protein LOC120354447 produces the protein MFECKKCGQFFVGRSQLLVHSVRDCSDLATATPDIDEEAETTADDEDADPNWSPTPLRDTTISCLTHDDIESSPITQEQIEEAAIVEAIICAEDEYGMSSCDESYKDSNWKPLPHEENSMYQEKSSGPTGSDKEHTARRRLFTDDNKSTDNDSKRKFLLDSLNSNMEIYKRQRKDLEKAGNTSSARRKGRRILQYKEAIEKVKHGLEINIDSLPDPVPDEQPVQPEPQINTNYQVCEQTIHK